The sequence TGGTAGAATGGGACCACGCTCAACAAAGAGTAACGCTCGAAAGGAATAATGATTATTGGAGAAGTCCAGCCCCAATAAGAAGAGTAACCATTCAAGGTATACCCGAGTGGTCAACAAGAAGAGCTATGCTCGAAACAGGAGATGCTGACATAATCGATGTTCCTCCTCAATATTTAAATGTTGTAAAGCAAATGGAAGGGATAACAGTTTTGGAGGGGCTTCCAGCTCTCAGCCTAGACATGTTACTTTTCACCTGGTCAATAGATCCTGAATCGCCGTACATTGGTTCAGGCCAATTAGATGGGAACGGAATTCCACCAGACTTTTTCGCTGCAGATCGTAATGTAAGATTAGGATTCGCTTATGCTATGGATTATGATGCATTGATAAACGAAATACTGAAAGGGCAGGGCATAAGAATTTCTACAGCAGTACTTAAAGGGTTATTAGGTTTCAACGAAGAACTTCCTCTTTACGAATTAGATCTTCAAAAAGCGGAAGATTATTTCAAAAGCGCGTATGGTGGAAGATTGTGGAACACAGGTTTTAAAGCGACAATGGTATATAACGTTGGTAATGACACCAGAAGAGCTGCAGCAGAAATATTGAGGGATAATCTAGCAGAGATAAATCCACGGTTCCAACTCGAAGTTAGAGGAATTCAATGGCCAACATATTTGGACGATTTGGAGAACCACAGGCTTCCTGTTTACATATTAGGTTTTTCAATGGATTTTCCTGATCCTCATAACTTTGTTTTTAACCGTTATCATAGCGAAGGTAATACGGGAAAAGATTTGGGAAAACTATATGAAGATTTTGCAAATTTGCCAAGGCCGGAGTTTGGTGGGAGATCATTGAACAAAATGATAGAAGATGCAGCTGCTGAAACTGACCCTGTTATAAGAGAGCAAATGTACCTAGATATTCAAAAATTTATCATATACTACACACCTAACTTTCCTCTCGCGCAAACTCTAACAAATAAAGTAACCCGTTCATGGCTGAAAGGATTTATATACAATCCAATGTGGAGTGGTGATTATTATTATAACTACACTAAGGCGGAATAACAATCCTGCTAAAATACGGTTCAACAGAATTGATCAGACTTTCACCGCTTAGCTATTGCGCATGCTGGGCGCACCACAAAAAAGGAGACATGTAAACCACATGTCTCCTTTTTCTTAATGATTAACCTTTTACAGAACCTTGTGTTAATCCTCCTATTATCCATTTTTGGAGAGACAAAAATAGAACTACCATAGGAATGGCTCCCAATAGCGACGCTGCGGTGAACAATCCCCATTCTGTTTCGTAAGGTCCTGTCGAGAAGGTTTGCAATCCCACGGCATAGGTATAATTCGCTTCGCTTTGTAAAACTATCCTTGCCATGACAAACTCGTTGAATATGTTCATGAAGGTAAGTATCGTAACGACCGCTATTATGGGCAAAGATAGAGGCAAAACGATCCTCCAAAAGGTTTGAAACCTCGTAGCACCGTCTATCATTGCGGATTCTTCCAAAGAGTCTGGAATGGTGTCGTAGTAACCTTTGAACAACCACATGTTGTAGGCAATTCCTCCCATGTATGCAAAGATCAATCCATCCAAGGAATCCAAACCAAATACTCCAAAGTAATCACCCATAAATTTCAATATGCCATAAATTGCTATCATAAACATTATTCCTGGGAACATCTGAATTATCATCAAGAAGAATAATCCCTGCTTTCTTCCTACAAATCTCATCCTTGAAAAAGGATACGCTGCAACCGAGGTTATTAGAACCGTGAATACTGAGGTTATACCAGCTACTATTATGGAATTTATGAGCCAACGCAGGAAAGGTTTTCTTATTTTTGCTGACCAATCTTCTTGCAACAAATAAAGATTTTTATCAATGTTCCTAAGTTTGGACTTTAACTCTGAGTAATCTGTGTAATTTGATAGATCGCTAACTATCCTTGAGGCGCGGGCTATATCGGCTGAAGCTTTCCCGTATTGCGTATTGTAAAGTGTTTCAATCTCAGAAAGTGGTTCAATAGTGGTCACGTTACCGCCTTGATTCAAAGTGAGATATTCATTGAGATTTGTTTTAAATATATTAAGGTCTTCTTCCATTTGATTTTGGATAACCGTTAAGGTTTCTCTTCCAGTGTCGAATCTTTGCTTTGATTCCAACAGATTGTTGTACCAATTCATTAATACGTATCTGTCACGATCGGGATTGAAATATGGATAATAATTAGAATTCATGAAAGATGCGTAGTTCGTTGATTCAAAGTTGTTAGATATTTCTTGATTGGTACTTTCCAAATAAACTAACAAAAAAGGAAGGTTTTGTATCTTTTCTAAGTTACTCAAGATTTCTTCATTTTTTTGTCTGAGTTTGGTAAGGGTTGTTTGAATTTCGTTCTTTTGTTCTCTTAAAGTATTTAACTGGGTACTGTATTGGGCTAATTGCTGAGTATTTGAACTATATTGTGATGTTAATGGGAGCAATTCGTCTATGTTTTCAGACAATTTTAAAGTCGAACTTTTTGCTGCTTGATAGCTGGGTAAAATTGATGTTGAATCTTTTATGGCGTATATTTTTGTGAAGTTATCGTTTAAAAATTGATAGACTTCAGTGAAAAGTGCGAGGGTTTCTACAAATCCATTTTCTATGAACTTGTCTATAGAATTCAAATCTTTGTAAGCAGAAGGAATGACCTGATAAAATTTTTGAACGTTATCGTAAAAAGATTTATCTTCCCCAAAGAATGGTGTCTTTCCTTCCACATTCGTTAAGTCTTGTCCACTTAATATGTTATAAGCAGCATTTAACCGCTCTTTTTCGACTATGAATATATCAAAAAGCGCAGATAGGCTGTTGTATATTTCATTGTTTTGCCTTTCTAAAAGGGCTTGTTGTGAAGTGATTTGGGATATTTGTGAATTTATATCGTTTAATTCTGCTTCTAATTGAGATACTTGGCTTATTGACTCGCCATATAATTCTTTAGCCTGTATTTGAATATCATTTTGGATATTTTCTATTTCTGTTTCAATTGAATCCCATCTTTCTGCCATGGATGAAATGCTCTCTTCAAAGTTTTGAGCTTCGGGCTCCTCTTTCACCCATCTCCTATACGTTCTTATCCTCCAAGCAGAAGTTTTCAGAGGTATTTGTAGTATCGTATTTACCGTTTCTATATAATATTCGCTATCTTTATTCAAAGAACTATTTTCCAAGTTAGTTATTATTTCTTTTCTCTGAGTAAAATACTCACTTAACAACATTTGCAATTGTGTAGTGTCAGCGTCTATGCCCATGCTTTGGGATAAATTTAATATTGTGTTTAACTCTTCTTGGAAGGTTTGATAATCTTCATTCCTTATGTTGTTTATCTCGTTATAAAACTGGTCTTTATACCGAGTTTCATAAATTGTGAATATCTCATCATACGAATTTTCCAAATCTTCGAAATTGTTTTGGGTCTCTGCAAAGTATTCTTCTAAACTGGTTATGTACTTCGTTGCTTTGCTTTGTGCTTCCGCTGTAGACAGTCCACTGTATTCTCCGATGTACGAGCTAAGAGAATTGAGTTCGTTTATTAACTCTGGTACATTTGGAGTTTGAAGTATTAAATCCTTATAATTATTTATAGTTAATCTGTTTGAAAACAATTTTGGTGAAAAGGCTGCATTATCTCTTCTTATCGATGTAGAGATCAACCACACAAGAGGAAATAGTATTACTACGACACAGATTATTAATATGATATGCCTTAAAGTGTAATTTTTCTTTTCGATCATGGCCATTATCTACTCACCTCTTCAAATGAACCAGAGAATCTAAAGTTAAAGTAGCTAAATACTGCTATTATTGCAAATATGATCATCGAAATAGCAGAAGCAAATCCAAAGTCTTGCCCCTGTGATCCTTCAAAGGCTAATTTATATACGTATGAGATCAATATGTCTGTTGAACCTGCCGGTGTATTCGTTCCTGCCATTGCTGGTCCGCCACCTGTAAGCAGATAGATTAATGTAAAATTGTTAAAATTAAAGGCAAAACTCATAACCAGTAATGGAGCAACAGCGACCATCAAAAGCGGTAACGTTATCTGTCTGAACTGTTTCCATCTGGTTGCACCATCTATAACGGCTGCTTCGTATAATTCCCCTGGAATACTTTGTAAGGCACCGAGGTTTATAGTCATCATGTAAGGAAATCCCAGCCAGGTGTTCGTTATCAATATCGCCACTTTTGCCCAAAATGGATCGTTCAGCCATTTTACGGGTTCTATCCCTATGTTTCCAAGTATGAATCTGTTGATAATCCCGTACGTTTCGTTGAAAAATCCATTTCTCCAAACCAGAACTGAAATAAAGGCAGGTATCGCCCATGGAATTATTAGTAAAGTTCGGTACACTACTTTTCCTTTAAGGTTTACATCGTTTAGCACAAGTGCAAATGCCAGTCCGACTACGAAAGTGAGAAGAACACTTAAACCTGCGTAGGCAAAAGTCCAACCAAAAATTTTAAAAAATGGTCCAGAGATTCGTGGATCGGTTATTATTTTTGCAAAGTTTTCCCCACCTATATAGTCTTTGTATCCTATTAATCTGTACAATTCTCCATTCTCATTGTAATCCCAAAAGGCTGAGTCTCTTTCAACTAATTCTTTGTTGGTAAGAGTGTTCACCACAACTGTTTTGTATATCTCTCTTTCTCCGTCAACTATAACCTTAACCGATGTGTCGTAAACTCTGTAGGCTTCTGAAAATTTTTTGAATATTGTTGAACTAGAGAGACGGAAGTTTTGATCCCCCAACACCAAATTTAAAGACTTCAAATAATTTTGCCTCAATACAGAGTTGTAAAATGCTGAATTTGTAGAGGTAAGAGGATCAACAGGAGAGTAGAAATACGCGTATCTAATTCCTCCATCTTTTTCAATGGCTATTATTGAATCACTGCCATTGGTTCCTAAACTCTCAGTAGGGCGTATTAGTGTGTAAGTTGTATCGTTTATGTTTACTTCGTCGTTTTCGACTGGGAACAATTCCGATTCGGCGTATATTAGGTTACCTCTTGAATCGTACTCTAAAGTTACCGGTTTTTCGGATAAATACATATTTTTATCGTCATATAAAAGTAATAAAAAGTCTTCAGTTGGTTTGTATTGTTCATCATATCTGACGAATACTTTGAAATCATAGGTTTTTGGGTCTTCTGGCTCAAAGTAGTACGTTGGATCTGTGAGGAGAGTATCTATAGCGTTAGTTCTAGTGAATAAATGTCCTGTGCCATAATTGGTGAATGAGGTATCTATTGTATAATAAATTGGATATATAGTTAAAATGAAGAGAAAAAACAGAGCAGGTAACGTATACCTGTATGGATAAGCTTTTTTAGAAAAAATCGCCCAATCCGTTAAGACGAGAAAAATACTTATAACTACGCCTAATCCATAGTTGGCAAGTATGAATAAAAGAAGTATTGCCCATACAAGAAGTGCATTCAATACCCCAATGAATATCCATATTAAAAAAGTAGTGAACTTATTCATGAGCTGCCCCTCCCAAAAATTTTAGCTTTAAAAAAAGGAGAGGGAGTTGCCCTCCCCTTCTTGTTGGTTAAACTTGTTATTTTTTAATCTTAAAAGATCAATTAAAGGT is a genomic window of Petrotoga miotherma DSM 10691 containing:
- a CDS encoding ABC transporter permease subunit, producing MAMIEKKNYTLRHIILIICVVVILFPLVWLISTSIRRDNAAFSPKLFSNRLTINNYKDLILQTPNVPELINELNSLSSYIGEYSGLSTAEAQSKATKYITSLEEYFAETQNNFEDLENSYDEIFTIYETRYKDQFYNEINNIRNEDYQTFQEELNTILNLSQSMGIDADTTQLQMLLSEYFTQRKEIITNLENSSLNKDSEYYIETVNTILQIPLKTSAWRIRTYRRWVKEEPEAQNFEESISSMAERWDSIETEIENIQNDIQIQAKELYGESISQVSQLEAELNDINSQISQITSQQALLERQNNEIYNSLSALFDIFIVEKERLNAAYNILSGQDLTNVEGKTPFFGEDKSFYDNVQKFYQVIPSAYKDLNSIDKFIENGFVETLALFTEVYQFLNDNFTKIYAIKDSTSILPSYQAAKSSTLKLSENIDELLPLTSQYSSNTQQLAQYSTQLNTLREQKNEIQTTLTKLRQKNEEILSNLEKIQNLPFLLVYLESTNQEISNNFESTNYASFMNSNYYPYFNPDRDRYVLMNWYNNLLESKQRFDTGRETLTVIQNQMEEDLNIFKTNLNEYLTLNQGGNVTTIEPLSEIETLYNTQYGKASADIARASRIVSDLSNYTDYSELKSKLRNIDKNLYLLQEDWSAKIRKPFLRWLINSIIVAGITSVFTVLITSVAAYPFSRMRFVGRKQGLFFLMIIQMFPGIMFMIAIYGILKFMGDYFGVFGLDSLDGLIFAYMGGIAYNMWLFKGYYDTIPDSLEESAMIDGATRFQTFWRIVLPLSLPIIAVVTILTFMNIFNEFVMARIVLQSEANYTYAVGLQTFSTGPYETEWGLFTAASLLGAIPMVVLFLSLQKWIIGGLTQGSVKG
- a CDS encoding ABC transporter permease subunit, giving the protein MNKFTTFLIWIFIGVLNALLVWAILLLFILANYGLGVVISIFLVLTDWAIFSKKAYPYRYTLPALFFLFILTIYPIYYTIDTSFTNYGTGHLFTRTNAIDTLLTDPTYYFEPEDPKTYDFKVFVRYDEQYKPTEDFLLLLYDDKNMYLSEKPVTLEYDSRGNLIYAESELFPVENDEVNINDTTYTLIRPTESLGTNGSDSIIAIEKDGGIRYAYFYSPVDPLTSTNSAFYNSVLRQNYLKSLNLVLGDQNFRLSSSTIFKKFSEAYRVYDTSVKVIVDGEREIYKTVVVNTLTNKELVERDSAFWDYNENGELYRLIGYKDYIGGENFAKIITDPRISGPFFKIFGWTFAYAGLSVLLTFVVGLAFALVLNDVNLKGKVVYRTLLIIPWAIPAFISVLVWRNGFFNETYGIINRFILGNIGIEPVKWLNDPFWAKVAILITNTWLGFPYMMTINLGALQSIPGELYEAAVIDGATRWKQFRQITLPLLMVAVAPLLVMSFAFNFNNFTLIYLLTGGGPAMAGTNTPAGSTDILISYVYKLAFEGSQGQDFGFASAISMIIFAIIAVFSYFNFRFSGSFEEVSR
- a CDS encoding ABC transporter substrate-binding protein encodes the protein MKKVFIVLMVILMGIFAFAQVKNPDMIFDATLSEPDTLDPHHAYDTSSGEVIFNVYDFLIEYDGESLSEFVPMLSTVVPSVENSYLRDGGTTYVFPIREGVKFHNGNDLTAEDVEYTFERGILYAPAGGPMWMFLDPLFGVTDLKSLVEDYVGDSWDTIFDDDMNPTTPEYEEALVNFYYDVIDPAVEVQGNEVHVHLARPFAPFLNIVAAAWGWGAILDKEYSIELGIWDGKAEGWWKYHGWTKEQSPYSGHAMGTGPYKLVEWDHAQQRVTLERNNDYWRSPAPIRRVTIQGIPEWSTRRAMLETGDADIIDVPPQYLNVVKQMEGITVLEGLPALSLDMLLFTWSIDPESPYIGSGQLDGNGIPPDFFAADRNVRLGFAYAMDYDALINEILKGQGIRISTAVLKGLLGFNEELPLYELDLQKAEDYFKSAYGGRLWNTGFKATMVYNVGNDTRRAAAEILRDNLAEINPRFQLEVRGIQWPTYLDDLENHRLPVYILGFSMDFPDPHNFVFNRYHSEGNTGKDLGKLYEDFANLPRPEFGGRSLNKMIEDAAAETDPVIREQMYLDIQKFIIYYTPNFPLAQTLTNKVTRSWLKGFIYNPMWSGDYYYNYTKAE